The Streptomyces sp. RKAG293 genome includes a region encoding these proteins:
- the malQ gene encoding 4-alpha-glucanotransferase: MDRERLAALHGVDTTYRPGPDREVRVPEETVVAVLAALGVDASTPQAVRDALAAYEHRDRQRLLAPCTVVRTGRPLPLGLPEGTRVLIEAESGEVFDAGDWERIPLGRHVVRATALDGRTARADLVIAPERLPGPPGRTFGFMAQLYSTLSERSWGMGDLGDLADLAAWSGRALGAGFLQINPLHIAVPGRPTDPSPYRPSSRRFPDPVYLRVEDVPEYAYLAPEDRVQAVELAGRAAALRAGVLYKDALIDRDAVWELKLEALGLVRKVPLQPGRRAGYADFLAEQGQSLDDHATWCALAEVHGPDWHAWPAGLRDPRSAQVARARSELLDRVDFYCWLTWLTDDQLGAAQTAARAAGMPIGIVHDLAVGVHPSGSDAWAMQDALARGMSVGAPPDAFNSRGQDWGLPPWRPDALAATGYTPYRDLLSRLLRHAGALRIDHVMGLFRLWWVPEGRPPTEGAYVRYDAEAMLGVLALEAHRAGAVVIGEDLGTVENGVREELSDRGILGTSVLWFERNHDGDGKPLAPEAWRPACLATVTTHDLPSTAARLTGEHVELRYRLGLLTRPLAEEQAEDAAEVAEWIALLGRLGLLPEGAGDEEAVVKAVHRFLARTPAAMVGVWLPDAVGDRRPQNLPGTWDQYPNWRLPVADAAGRPVTLEQLAGSPRLHALLDEVRAALAARPE; encoded by the coding sequence ATGGACCGGGAGCGGCTGGCCGCGCTGCACGGCGTGGACACGACGTACCGCCCTGGGCCGGACCGGGAGGTCCGGGTGCCGGAGGAGACGGTGGTGGCCGTGCTGGCCGCGCTGGGGGTGGACGCCTCGACGCCGCAGGCGGTGCGGGACGCGCTGGCCGCGTACGAGCACCGCGACCGGCAGCGGCTGCTGGCGCCGTGCACGGTGGTGCGGACCGGCCGTCCGCTGCCGCTCGGGCTCCCGGAAGGGACCCGGGTGCTGATCGAGGCGGAGTCGGGCGAGGTGTTCGACGCCGGCGACTGGGAGCGGATTCCGCTCGGCCGGCATGTGGTGCGGGCGACCGCGCTGGACGGGCGGACGGCGCGGGCCGATCTGGTGATCGCGCCCGAGCGGCTGCCGGGTCCGCCGGGGCGCACGTTCGGCTTCATGGCGCAGCTCTACTCGACGCTGTCGGAACGCTCCTGGGGGATGGGTGACCTGGGCGATCTCGCCGATCTGGCGGCCTGGTCGGGGCGGGCGCTGGGGGCCGGGTTCCTGCAGATCAATCCGCTGCACATCGCGGTGCCGGGGCGGCCGACGGATCCCTCGCCGTACCGTCCGTCGTCCCGGCGGTTCCCCGATCCGGTGTATCTGCGGGTCGAGGACGTTCCGGAGTACGCGTATCTGGCGCCGGAGGACCGGGTGCAGGCCGTGGAGCTGGCCGGCCGGGCCGCGGCGCTGCGGGCGGGTGTGCTGTACAAGGACGCGCTGATCGACCGGGACGCGGTGTGGGAGCTGAAGCTGGAGGCGCTGGGGCTGGTGCGGAAGGTGCCGCTGCAGCCGGGGCGCCGGGCCGGGTACGCCGACTTCCTGGCCGAGCAGGGGCAGTCGCTGGACGACCACGCCACCTGGTGCGCGCTCGCGGAGGTGCACGGTCCTGACTGGCACGCGTGGCCCGCCGGGCTGCGTGATCCGCGGTCCGCGCAGGTCGCGCGGGCCCGCAGCGAACTGCTGGACCGGGTGGACTTCTACTGCTGGCTCACGTGGCTGACGGATGATCAGCTGGGCGCGGCGCAGACGGCGGCGCGGGCCGCGGGGATGCCGATCGGGATCGTGCACGACCTGGCCGTCGGGGTGCATCCATCGGGCTCGGACGCGTGGGCGATGCAGGACGCGCTGGCCCGGGGCATGTCGGTGGGCGCGCCGCCGGACGCGTTCAACTCGCGCGGCCAGGACTGGGGCCTGCCGCCCTGGCGGCCGGACGCGCTGGCGGCCACCGGGTACACCCCGTACCGGGATCTGCTGAGCCGGCTGCTGCGGCACGCGGGGGCGCTGCGGATCGACCATGTGATGGGGCTGTTCCGGCTCTGGTGGGTGCCGGAGGGCCGGCCGCCGACCGAGGGCGCCTATGTCCGGTACGACGCGGAGGCGATGCTCGGGGTGCTCGCCCTGGAGGCGCACCGGGCGGGCGCGGTGGTGATCGGCGAGGACCTGGGGACGGTGGAGAACGGGGTCAGGGAGGAGCTGTCGGACCGCGGCATCCTCGGCACGTCGGTGCTGTGGTTCGAGCGGAACCACGACGGGGACGGCAAGCCGCTGGCGCCGGAGGCCTGGCGGCCGGCCTGTCTGGCCACCGTCACCACGCACGATCTGCCCAGTACGGCGGCCCGGCTGACGGGCGAGCACGTCGAGCTGCGCTACCGGCTGGGGCTGCTGACCCGGCCGCTGGCCGAGGAGCAGGCGGAGGACGCGGCGGAGGTCGCGGAGTGGATCGCGCTGCTCGGCCGGCTGGGGCTGCTGCCGGAGGGCGCGGGCGACGAGGAGGCCGTCGTCAAGGCCGTCCACCGGTTCCTGGCGCGCACTCCGGCGGCGATGGTCGGCGTCTGGCTGCCGGACGCGGTCGGCGACCGCCGACCGCAGAATCTGCCGGGCACCTGGGACCAGTACCCGAACTGGCGGCTGCCGGTGGCCGACGCGGCGGGCCGGCCGGTCACCCTGGAGCAGCTCGCCGGATCGCCGCGGCTGCACGCGCTGCTGGACGAGGTGCGGGCCGCGCTGGCGGCCCGCCCGGAGTGA
- a CDS encoding MFS transporter → MPSTQRIPGERSMLAAMTVNAVGSGMYLPFTLIFFHHVTGLSFAAVGAVLTAAGLIGLTTLPLAGTAVDRFGARRVQLVLFGVRGLGFALYPFAQSVPAFAVVALVTIIGDGAFPAVQQSFLGEIARGADRDRLQAASRALSNGGMGAGALLASLVVGFGGDAGFTAAAWLNAASFILSALLMWRVRPVLVVRDAAAVARQKAGYRLVLRDRPFLGLTAANFLIALGYTALPVLYPLYISTWLHGPESLTGAAFTVNTVLCAAGGVLVASFVRRRGARRNRSAALGAVLFAVAFAGQIVLGTVRPQAGWAIGAGLAVIITVHTIGEMVHNPSAGALAIAAAPDAVRGRYMAAYQFSWQLVRAIAPSLFTGLMAVDGRLPWLLLIGTTLGAALLLVRLEPHLASDAVHPAAPRPVAASPKPDLVPAA, encoded by the coding sequence ATGCCCAGCACCCAGCGGATCCCCGGTGAGCGGTCGATGCTCGCCGCGATGACCGTCAACGCGGTCGGCTCCGGGATGTACCTCCCCTTCACCCTGATCTTCTTCCACCACGTCACGGGGCTGTCGTTCGCCGCCGTCGGCGCGGTGCTCACGGCGGCCGGGCTCATCGGGCTCACCACGCTGCCGCTGGCCGGCACCGCCGTCGACCGCTTCGGGGCGCGCCGCGTCCAGCTGGTGCTCTTCGGGGTGCGGGGGCTGGGCTTCGCGCTCTACCCGTTCGCCCAGTCGGTGCCCGCCTTCGCCGTCGTCGCCCTGGTCACGATCATCGGCGACGGCGCCTTCCCCGCCGTCCAGCAGTCCTTCCTCGGCGAGATCGCCCGCGGCGCCGACCGGGACCGGCTGCAGGCCGCCTCCCGGGCGCTCAGCAACGGCGGCATGGGCGCCGGCGCGCTGCTCGCCTCGCTCGTCGTCGGCTTCGGCGGCGACGCCGGCTTCACCGCGGCGGCCTGGCTCAACGCGGCCAGCTTCATCCTCTCGGCGCTGCTGATGTGGCGGGTTCGCCCGGTCCTGGTGGTCAGGGACGCGGCCGCCGTCGCCCGCCAGAAGGCCGGCTACCGGCTGGTGCTCCGTGACCGCCCGTTCCTCGGTCTGACCGCGGCCAACTTCCTCATCGCCCTGGGCTACACCGCGCTGCCCGTCCTGTACCCGCTCTACATCTCCACCTGGCTGCACGGCCCCGAGTCCCTGACCGGCGCCGCCTTCACCGTCAACACCGTGCTGTGCGCCGCGGGCGGCGTCCTGGTCGCCTCCTTCGTGCGCCGCCGCGGCGCCCGCCGCAACCGGTCCGCGGCGCTCGGCGCGGTGCTCTTCGCGGTGGCCTTCGCCGGACAGATCGTGCTCGGCACGGTGCGCCCGCAGGCCGGCTGGGCGATCGGCGCCGGCCTCGCCGTGATCATCACGGTGCACACCATTGGAGAGATGGTGCACAACCCGTCGGCCGGCGCCCTGGCCATCGCCGCCGCCCCGGACGCGGTACGCGGCCGGTACATGGCCGCCTACCAGTTCTCCTGGCAGCTGGTGCGGGCCATCGCCCCGTCGCTCTTCACCGGCCTGATGGCCGTCGACGGCCGGCTCCCGTGGCTGCTGCTCATCGGCACCACGCTCGGCGCGGCGCTCCTCCTGGTGCGGCTCGAGCCGCACCTGGCATCCGACGCGGTCCACCCGGCGGCCCCGCGCCCGGTGGCCGCCTCCCCGAAGCCGGACCTCGTCCCCGCCGCCTGA
- a CDS encoding class I SAM-dependent methyltransferase has protein sequence MGIYAEQVVPRIINVACGVKVTVPLRRRVCEGLEGEIVEIGFGSGHNIPYYPAAVTGVTAIEPSDVGWRLAADRVRATTVPVRRAGLDGQSLPFADDSFDAALSTWTLCTIPDADAALHEIRRVLRPGGTLHFVEHGLAPETDENIRRWQRRLEPVNKRLLGGCHLTRPTVEMLTTAGFTIREVDVFYEDGAPKPMGAAALGVAVAP, from the coding sequence ATGGGTATTTATGCCGAACAGGTCGTGCCGCGGATCATCAATGTCGCCTGCGGGGTGAAGGTGACCGTGCCCCTGCGACGCCGGGTCTGCGAGGGCCTGGAAGGCGAGATCGTCGAGATCGGATTCGGCTCGGGCCACAACATTCCCTACTACCCGGCGGCCGTCACCGGCGTGACCGCGATCGAACCCTCCGACGTCGGCTGGCGGCTCGCCGCCGACCGGGTCCGAGCGACAACGGTCCCGGTGCGCCGCGCCGGCCTGGACGGCCAGTCACTCCCCTTCGCCGACGACAGCTTCGACGCCGCCCTGTCCACCTGGACCCTGTGCACCATCCCCGATGCGGATGCCGCCCTGCACGAGATCCGACGCGTCCTCAGGCCCGGCGGCACGCTGCACTTCGTCGAGCACGGGCTGGCTCCGGAGACGGACGAGAACATTCGCCGCTGGCAACGCCGCCTCGAACCGGTGAACAAACGCCTCCTCGGCGGCTGCCACCTCACCCGGCCGACCGTCGAAATGCTGACGACCGCGGGATTCACCATCAGGGAAGTCGACGTCTTCTACGAGGACGGCGCCCCCAAACCCATGGGCGCCGCCGCGTTGGGCGTAGCCGTCGCCCCCTAG
- a CDS encoding EamA family transporter, whose translation MSRLPTIALTALAPLAWGSTYAVTTQLLPPDRPLFAGLMRALPAGLVLLAATRALPRGAWWWKSAVLGTLNIGAFFPLLFLAAYRLPGGVASVVGSVGPLFVAGLAAALLSERPSARTLTAAVIGAVGVSLVVLRAGAGFDALGLLAGVAGSASMSAGTVLTKRWGRPEGVGPLAFTGWQLTAGGLLIAPVALLVEGLPPALDARAVTGYAYLAVANTAAAYWLWFRGIGRLPATSVSLLGFLSPISAAAIGWAALSQALTPVQLLGMAIAFTGTLLGQPHHQRAKSVPLVVGTSVPATVPVAVPSRLSR comes from the coding sequence ATGTCCCGTCTCCCCACCATCGCCCTCACCGCCCTCGCCCCGCTGGCCTGGGGTTCCACCTACGCGGTCACCACCCAGCTCCTTCCGCCGGACCGCCCGCTGTTCGCCGGCCTGATGCGGGCACTGCCCGCCGGGCTCGTGCTGCTCGCCGCCACCCGGGCGCTGCCGCGCGGCGCCTGGTGGTGGAAGTCGGCGGTGCTCGGCACCCTCAACATCGGCGCCTTCTTCCCGCTGCTTTTCCTCGCCGCCTACCGGCTGCCCGGCGGCGTCGCCTCCGTCGTCGGCTCGGTGGGCCCGCTGTTCGTGGCGGGCCTCGCGGCGGCCCTGCTCAGCGAACGCCCCAGCGCCCGTACGCTCACGGCCGCGGTCATCGGGGCGGTCGGCGTCAGCCTCGTCGTCCTGCGGGCCGGTGCCGGATTCGACGCCCTCGGCCTGCTCGCCGGGGTCGCCGGCTCGGCGAGCATGTCGGCCGGGACCGTCCTGACCAAGCGCTGGGGACGCCCGGAGGGCGTCGGCCCGCTCGCCTTCACCGGCTGGCAGCTCACCGCCGGCGGCCTGCTGATCGCCCCGGTCGCCCTCCTCGTCGAGGGCCTCCCGCCCGCCCTCGACGCCCGCGCCGTCACCGGCTACGCGTACCTCGCCGTCGCCAACACCGCCGCCGCGTACTGGCTCTGGTTCCGCGGCATCGGCCGCCTCCCGGCAACGTCGGTCTCCCTCCTCGGCTTCCTCAGCCCGATCTCCGCCGCCGCCATCGGCTGGGCCGCCCTGAGCCAGGCCCTGACCCCCGTCCAACTGCTGGGCATGGCCATCGCGTTCACCGGAACCCTGCTGGGACAGCCGCACCACCAGCGAGCGAAGTCGGTGCCGCTGGTGGTGGGGACGTCGGTGCCGGCAACGGTGCCGGTGGCCGTGCCGAGTCGTCTCTCCCGCTAG
- a CDS encoding amidase yields MGEPHELTMLEQAAAVRGKVLSPTELARHYLGRIDRLNDAVGAYVTVTPERALEDARRAERRLAEGGVLPPLLGVPVPVKDLTPVAGVRWTAGSAVFADQVAESGTHVGELLRAAGTVLLGKTNTPEFGLPAYTEGRVAPPARSPYDTELMAGGSSGGAAAAVAAGLAPAAHGNDGGGSIRIPASCCGVVGLKPSRGRVSPAPYGDVTGLAVTGPIARNVRDTAALLDVMAGPVPGDPMPVAASGTSFLEWCEREPRRLRIGRWARPDVDVPVDPVVLAAYERTSALLAGLGHEVVDVEQPLGPGDHGSFDPVWEVMALMAPVPAEREGELMPLTRWLRERGRAASGERFAMALGAMQAVGRKFAAAVAPFDAVLTPTLAQLPQPVGALRDDADPAADFAAQYAFTPFTGAWNIAGLPAVSLPVEWTDGGLPVGMMLGAAHGAEGPLLALAAQVEAAAPWRERRPAGW; encoded by the coding sequence ATGGGCGAACCTCATGAGTTGACGATGCTGGAGCAGGCCGCCGCGGTCCGGGGCAAGGTTCTCTCCCCAACGGAGTTGGCGCGGCATTACCTCGGGCGGATCGACCGGCTGAACGATGCCGTCGGGGCGTATGTGACCGTGACGCCCGAGCGCGCGCTCGAGGACGCGCGGCGGGCGGAGCGGCGGTTGGCGGAGGGTGGGGTGCTGCCGCCGCTGTTGGGGGTGCCGGTGCCGGTGAAGGATCTGACGCCGGTGGCGGGGGTGCGGTGGACGGCGGGGTCGGCGGTGTTCGCGGACCAGGTCGCCGAGTCGGGGACGCACGTCGGGGAGCTGCTGCGGGCCGCCGGGACGGTGCTGCTCGGGAAGACGAACACGCCCGAGTTCGGGCTGCCGGCGTACACCGAGGGCCGGGTGGCCCCTCCGGCGCGGAGCCCGTACGACACGGAGCTGATGGCCGGCGGGTCCAGCGGGGGAGCGGCGGCCGCCGTGGCCGCCGGGCTGGCGCCCGCCGCGCACGGGAACGACGGCGGGGGCTCGATCCGCATTCCGGCGAGCTGCTGCGGGGTGGTGGGGCTGAAGCCCAGCCGGGGGCGGGTGAGCCCGGCGCCGTACGGGGATGTGACGGGGCTGGCGGTGACGGGGCCGATCGCGCGGAACGTGCGGGACACGGCGGCGCTGCTGGATGTGATGGCGGGGCCGGTGCCGGGGGATCCGATGCCGGTGGCGGCGTCGGGGACGTCGTTCCTGGAGTGGTGCGAGCGGGAGCCGCGGCGGTTGCGGATCGGGCGGTGGGCGCGGCCCGATGTCGACGTGCCGGTGGATCCGGTGGTGCTGGCGGCGTACGAGCGGACGTCGGCGCTGCTCGCGGGTCTTGGCCATGAGGTGGTGGACGTCGAGCAGCCGCTCGGGCCGGGGGACCACGGGTCGTTCGATCCGGTGTGGGAGGTGATGGCGCTGATGGCACCGGTGCCGGCCGAGCGGGAGGGGGAGTTGATGCCGCTGACGCGGTGGCTGCGGGAGCGCGGCCGGGCGGCTTCGGGGGAGCGGTTCGCGATGGCGCTGGGGGCGATGCAGGCGGTGGGGCGGAAGTTCGCGGCGGCGGTGGCGCCGTTCGACGCGGTGCTGACGCCGACGCTGGCCCAGCTGCCGCAGCCGGTGGGGGCGTTGCGCGACGACGCGGATCCGGCGGCGGATTTCGCGGCGCAGTACGCGTTCACGCCGTTCACGGGGGCGTGGAACATCGCGGGTCTGCCGGCGGTGTCGCTGCCGGTGGAGTGGACGGACGGCGGGCTGCCGGTCGGGATGATGCTCGGCGCGGCGCACGGTGCGGAGGGTCCGCTGCTGGCGCTCGCGGCTCAGGTGGAGGCGGCGGCGCCGTGGCGGGAGCGGCGGCCGGCGGGTTGGTAG
- a CDS encoding MarR family transcriptional regulator produces MTTPAPDPLDKITAQWNEVRPDLDTVPMAIFGRIYRIARAVGDQMEKEYGRFGISRGEFDVLATLRRAGEPHTLSPRELSSTLLLTTGGMTGRLDKLERAGLVERSPDPHDRRGLRVTLTERGLTLLHEAVGAGLAVQKAALGAMDDEQAAQLSDLLRQLLGSSEQH; encoded by the coding sequence ATGACCACCCCCGCCCCGGATCCCCTGGACAAGATCACCGCGCAGTGGAACGAGGTCCGCCCCGACCTCGACACCGTGCCGATGGCGATCTTCGGCCGCATCTACCGCATCGCGCGCGCGGTCGGCGACCAGATGGAGAAGGAGTACGGGCGCTTCGGCATCAGCCGCGGCGAGTTCGACGTACTGGCGACGCTGCGCAGGGCCGGTGAGCCGCACACCCTGTCACCGCGCGAGCTCTCCTCGACGCTGCTGCTCACCACCGGCGGCATGACGGGACGGCTGGACAAGCTGGAGCGCGCCGGCCTCGTCGAGCGCAGCCCGGACCCGCACGACCGGCGCGGTCTGCGGGTCACCCTCACCGAACGCGGCCTCACGCTGCTGCACGAGGCGGTGGGCGCCGGGCTCGCCGTGCAGAAGGCGGCTCTCGGCGCGATGGACGACGAGCAGGCCGCGCAGCTCTCGGACCTGCTGCGGCAGCTGCTCGGATCGTCGGAACAGCACTGA